The nucleotide sequence CAAAAGCACATGTGCAAAACATTCCATGAGGGAGTTTTGTTCACTGTTTAGTTTAGTTGTAGAGTTGGGCCTTATTGAAGTATAGCCCAAAATATTTACAGATTTTCAATTTACCaacttacttaaaaaaaaaaaaaaactaaactttattttagaaatataagttgtttattttcGTCTTAGCAATAATTTTACCACtttttaatgcaatttttttttttagtattttaactaatgcatcaagaacattcattatcctctttgttcttttttaaagatcatgttaacttgtgcccttgcACTAAGGGCACAAATTAAGgagtttaaaatgaaaattaaaaatatattatatattaaaagtataactttTGCAACTCTTAAGATATTAAATACTTTTTccgttcttttttaagtgtcacttttaaagaatttttttgttcttatttaactGTTATTTTTGAAGTTCAATgaaacattaaatgttgttttaccaatattgtccttagttatttattgcggagagataaatatatgaaatgtgatattaaatgaataaggtcattatagtaaaagtataacttattgcatcaaaaataatatcaattgttAATTGTCTTAGTTtgtataaaatatcaaaatgtaacaattaaaaaggaacggaagTTACTATATAAATTCCAAATAAAATATTCTACATTTGCATTATTAACTTATATCCCTTCCCTCGGTGTTAAAAATGGGGTGTTAAAAATGGAATAAGAGTACTGTGACATAGTAACATTAGTTGGAGACACCTGGGGGCTCTCAAACCGAAACTGTGGTCTACCTCAAACTTGAAGTGTGTGTTTGTTAAAGGGAATCCCAATCCACCTCAAACTTGATGACTGTTCCTTAAAGACTACACACTCCTTCGTTCATTGCAACTGCAAGGGATGCACACATTCTCGTTCATGTTCCCATTCATAAATAATACTGTACTACAAGAAGCACCAGCATGCATGCGTGCactataattttataattttcatgGTAATTTCTTATGTAGATTCCGTAAATAAACTATCTttcttgatcaattttttttttttttgcctctTTACAAAACTatctttaatattattaatcatttttaatgATTATCAGAAAAATGTTAATGAATGCTCCTAAGACATTGATTAATTTATTGTAAAAGAAGTAAGTTTGTACAATATAAAAAAGTTACTAGCCCACTAAAATTGTTAAAGAGAAAATCGAACTTCAGATCTTAAACAGAGCGcacttcaaaattcaaatgtCTCAAATAAACGCCATCATACCAACCTAAATGGGTTAGTTGTGTATTTATTACATTAATAAAAGTAACGATatgtatttttaagataaaatttctttCGATAAactctttaataaatatatttaggaCATCAGTTAACAAAACTCTTATTATTAATATGTTTCATACTTTTTGCAAGTTTTTGACTATATTCATCTATCTtgtgataaataaaaaatccccACATGATCACtgatagatattttagcaagCGTACTAAATACtgtcgaagtagtaaaaatatcgttcccacgaggattgtgttaatctcaatttagcaataaggtaaatatttaggatgtgtaaatttcttttagttgccctaggcagtagttttggtttgcataaaattaaataaacagaatataaagatagagttggaaagagagagatgagattaggtctttcgaatcatctaagttcccctaattggtatactgcacctattcttatgaatgattttatagttccacgatagttaacaaaatagtcctaatcaatcccttgagttaggaccctcttctcaaactacagcccctaattccttaggtggtctaataatctttgaaggtttaagcacgttaacctaatatcactaacaaacgattatccattcctagactaaccctgtttattagaacaattcaattctgtcttaagtagaaagctatggtcagtagtcattcattatcactaaatcatgtttatatttgatcaggatataaaaagcattaagaacaattgaattgaataaaaactagattatcattcacaataaatagagtttcacagcaacatgtttcaattgaggttacaaagaatcatctcagacctaaccaAGAAAACTTAGCAACTCATGACAATAAAGATTAAGcaatattaataaaagaaattacagATTTGGATCCTGAGAGTTTCTTGAATTTGATATGCCTAGTCCCTTTGTACATGCGTTAGTCTTCTACCTCTTTTCCTCGTCTCGGGATCCGTTTCTCACTTGTCTTCCAAAACGTGATTTGATGCACGTTGTCGTGTGCGTGCCGAAACAGTGATCCAAAGATGTCCTTTCCAAGTCTATGCAGCGCTATATATATGTATCTTTTATGCCAAACCCTTCTTTCACGTTTCctaatctttctttcttttcttcttggaCCAAACAAAACATAACTTGGCTAATAAGCCCAATTTATATATCAATTCCAGCACCCCCATGTTGCTACCGTGGCCACATATTTCTTACTGCATTTTCTTTCCTTGTGCCACATGttcctaaaatcgtgtcacgaaatagccatcgtgacacgttttaacCAATGTCGAATGAACCTCATCATATgctccaaatcgtgacacgttttcaacaatcgtgacatgattttgctttcttcaaaatcttctatttttcttgttttctttgttgtttaagcttgcatgtgaactcaaaatatcatgaaaataaCACTAAAAACAgcgaatgactgactgtcatcaatCACTATTGTTGTAATCATCactatcaatttaaaaaaaatatttcaaataagttattatttctttttccaaatattattttcatcattctCAGTGAAACTGGGGATTGAATAATACTAATTGATTTGAACTAAGAGATAAGGGGTTGGAGGTCATGAATTCAAACTCAATCAAAAACGATATAATCAGCCTAACTATTAATTACCAACaatgtcatttttaaaataaaataaaaaaatcattcttggtggaattaatattaacatatttaaccaaCGTGGCTTGGGCCAAAAGTAATTGACTAGACTTCCATAACATGACAATTCAAGATTCGAATTTCGATTGTAAAAGGTGTACACATTTAATATCCAACAATGTCTcgaataaaattatatattacgGAGGTaaaaatattactatatttaaacaaataatatcaTTTCCAAGCAAAATGTTCACAGAACAAAtgttacaagaaaaaaaaaaagcagtggCAACGAAGAAAAGAGTACTATCAAGTTCAAGCTGTTGAATCTTCTCATCTTCTTAAGAAAaacttttaatttcatttttctccTCGGTTagctatttttaatttttgatgttcaatatcatgCGCTCACGATACTTAAAATCAACGGTATGATTGTATGTATAACCCCTTCCTATGAGAACCGAAAGGTTAACACagtaaaaaaaacttgattgtGTTTAATACATATGTACTTTTTGATAAGCGCTATAGGAAGCGAATAAATTGGCTTGTGAAAATCAAGGCAACGTACGTGTATAGAGTTTCATAACATTGAGAAAATATTCAATTATGATTGTCTGACTAAAAACAACGGTGAGTGGACAAAGAAGTCGTGTCACATCCGTCGTGATTCTTTCAGAATGCTAAAATTCGTTGTATATAGCATTTTCTTTACTTCTTTAATTAGAGtctatatattttaacataagagaggcGATCAAAATGCAATATTGGAAATGGAAATAGAAAATTTGTGGAAATAAAATGGggatataaaatttaaaaattattaaatcgtaaaaaatattaaattacaaTTTCTTAGCATCTCAAAATAGGTTATCTATGactatgttgatttttttttttttagggatatgttgaaaatatataaccattaataataatatccaATTTGATAACTTCATAATATCCATTTGGTTTAATTGTTTACATTATTACATATGACAACAAATATACGTTATCTATGTTAAAAATCATATACCAAGTTTACTTGCAATAAAATCATTATCTTTGATCcacaagtcctagctcaactggcaaaatgccgaaattgttaggccggatgtcatgatcgaggttcgaaccccggtacctccacttgtgtgtgtgagtttataatagctttgtcatttcgtctatctaccaaaaaaaaaatcattacctttgtatgaaaatgaattaacacaaaaacATCGATATCTTGTATTTCTAATATGAATATATCAAACTTTTAGCAGTTGTTCCCAACATTATGCATTCCTCCAAAAGAAGCATTAGGCTAACAAAATAGAGAAGTGTCATCATCATCTTGGCCACCTACTACTATGAGTTGTACAGGattgattataattttattagatTAGTCACAATGGAATGGACCCACACACAAGAGTTCAGATTCTTCAAAAAAGCTCATTATCCAATCCATGTCATTAGAATGGAAATTTCCATACGGCCATACCAAGTTGGAAGAGTGTGGGGCCATTTCATCCTCTTTATAAAAGCCTAGCGTTTGTCTTAgggcaaattttttttttttttgaaggaatcttAGGGCAAAATTAATAGGGAGAATATTCAATTTTAGTAGGCTTTAGTAGCCTCAacaaatataattcaaaattcaattcatttcGATCAACTTCTTCTCAAACATATAAGATCGTAACTATGATTTAAATCTTGACTGCAGCCCTTTAATGATGCATCTTTACATGCCTATACAAAGAGAAAGCCGCACATTTGTATATTATATTGTTCAAGATAGATACGGTccaaagtaaagacatgattttaCATCTATTTTGTCCATAAGCCAGAGCATAAAATTCTTACAATGAAACACTCAATTCTTGTAATTGATTGTGAAAAGAGGAACTCAAACAAATTGTTAATCACTGGtcttaattaattataagtAAATATGAAGACACATTGGCTCCTACAAGGGAATAAGCCCTTATTGACCTTTTTTAAGAAGGAAAAGAACAACTATATATACACATAGTCTATAGAACATGGTCAATTAGTTAACAAAGTTTGCTACACCTAAGTTTTTActtatttaagttttaaatttgtttcttaTATCTTGCCCTTTCtctctatattatttttctttctaaattgcaTTCTTATcccttttcataatttttagcTTATGTTTGAACATTTAGTTTTGGTCACATttaagagaattgttgttgacacatatgcATTGACCAagaaacacgagtaatttacctaaatgctcctcggcagttaactgccgaattatgaaATCGGCAGCAGTACtctaccgaggaaaacttcggcagtaaactaccgatgaaaactgaaaacttcggcagttaactgccgaggaaacctcaaacctgtttttttttttttgacaaaaaatataaattgtcattaataatatttattgattttgaatgtttcaatcattattttggtacgtttcaaacaattgcagtattatacttatgcatatatatcttaataattagaatagcatttaaatcagtgtaaaaattaagcatttgaatattgttttgcacattacttaaataaaaataataataataaaaaaatcgttaaaataattgtgcacaacgatttttttaaaggtataatatgttgttatattttctacattaaaataattgtgcacaaagatttttttttacttaagtaatttgcaaaacaatattcaaatgcttaattttgacacttattgaaatgttttttgagtacttaaatgctctttattttttggtctaagatttaaatgatatatatatatatatatatatatatatatatatatatatataatattgcaattgtttgaaatgtacaaaataatgattcaaacattcaaaatcaataaatattattaatgacaatttatggtttttgtcaaaaaaaaaaaaggcttgaggtttcctcggcagttaactgctgaagttttcctcggtagttaactgccgaagttttcctcggtagttaactgcagccagttccataattcggcagttaattgccgagagacatttgggtaaattactcgtgtttctcagccaatgcatatgtgtcaacaacaattttccacATTTAAACATAAAATGAAGGTAAGGAATCCAATCAAAACTTTTACTTGTTGCATATGTTACTAATTGTTGCACATACTTACATACTACTCTAGCTAGCCTCCGACATTCCTACGCCTCACTTTGCTTagtgtttgtttgttgtttgtcTAGTAGTTGGAGTTCACACATTTAAATGTGAAGAACTGGGGTGTCCGGCgttcgaactccggcccctgcataaattatgtaaTGTCCCTGCcaattgagctatgctcacagGGACGCTTAGTGTTTGTTTGTCATTGAAGGATACTACGCAATAATCAACCTCTCTCCAAATCTACAAAAGTGTAATTAATCTTCTTGAATTCATAAAAAGATTGccttaatttttcaaaagtatTTCATGCGACCGTATTCCTGAAGAATAAAAGGTGTATTCCTGAAGAATAAAAGGTTTATAAGAGTTAATGTGTTAGAGAGTGCAAATGGACTTAAATGAATAATTTAGTTATTTAGTTTAGATGTAAAATTGCATTGgtttatcttttctttaagttatttttagttGGACATTTAGGTTGAGTTTTTAGTCTTTAGTGTCTTTGACACATTATGCAGAGGaatcaaatgaatgaaaaattattttattttatcttatttaattttattcttctttatCTTTTAGCTTAGAACCATAGTTTTATCATAGTTTAGTGATAGTTTTTGCTTCCTAACGATTTGTCATCCTTGACCTCAAACCCTCCCATAGTCCCATGGCATACTCCAACTCTATTCCATTTTACCCTTATCCCACAAAAACTACGGTTACTGCCCCATGTCCACCATATTCAACTTATTCCCCTCCACATCCATACTACACTTTTCACCCCTATTCAGCCCCTCTATCATCAAACTCGTACCCTTCACATTCACCTCCTTCCAACCAATACACTTATGGCTACCCAAACACCATTACAACTTCTCCATCACCAAGTATGTGTTCTAACTATGGCTACACACCACCACCAAACACCAAGTATCGTGGAACTTCTCCATGCACTGttcttttagaaaaaaaaaatgataagttatgttgaattttttagtAAAACAGAGGTGATAGTGGTTGGTGTTTCTAACTTTCTATTGTTCGCAAATTCTTTTGACGGCCCAAAGTTTTCTAATTACAAGTAGATTATGACTTGTGGTGAGTAATTCTTTTGAGAGCTTATTTTAAACCAATAATTTTGAGGGTTCAAATTTAAGGTTATTAACATAAccgtagaattgattttgatatatttggttgctttaaaataaaaatgattttgtatctaaaattaattttatttaaagttaaaaattgtAGCTTTTGATAATGAAATTCATTTTTGCACTCAAATTACTTTTTCATGGATTTTTATactcaaactattttttttgacaaaaacaaaacgatattcattcattcaaatcgatagagtacATAAGATACAAACATCgttaaaaacgtaaagggtgaatctgcgaacaaactcacagcacccaagttaatagcatacaacggtaAAATGcctaaaaatattatgttaaaaCCCAAATCACCGAAACACtcatgcttccggatctgcaacgttgacatCCAAATCATTGTTTGAGTTTGTAATTGATTGATGTAGATCTTTCAATATTGTTAATCTCAATTTCACATATGTATTTatacataaatcattttatctTCAACCTAATTTTAACCAACACTAATTGTTTTCATTGCAAAATCAAACATCAAATGTGTCCATTATTATAAGATTGGTCTTTGACTTTGCAGCTCATTGCTACAATAGTCCATCACTCactataaaattcaaaatagtcCTTAGATGTAATGTATACTTCGTTAGCCACTTTAATCCTAAATGTTAAAATTTGCTCAGAATTGTTTTGgctataaaaaaatgtatgatgtgAGTAACAGAAACCAATTTCAAATTAACATGTTCAATCTCTAAATCctaaaatcacacaattcatcCCTCCCAATTTCAAATTTGTAATCATTATCCTGCTTCTTCCTTCTCGTTCCATCCAACCTTTCATTGAATATCAAAATCGAATTGGTAAAGAATGCAAAATGTGTGTTAAAGATGATGATTTCTTATTAAAGATAATTAAAACCTTTTCTAAGGGCTTTAATCATCTCTGAAATGACAGCAACTTCAACCATGTTCATTGTTCGCGACCAAACTTCTCCTTACCCTTAGCAATGTTAATAAAAGCATACATTTATCCTATAAGGAAACTCTTATTATGGCTTTCTTCCGTGATAGATGGATGCATTATATATTGAACATTAAGCATATGCTTCTTGTATCTTAACATTACCAATCTATCAAACATACTTCTTCCAAATCCACAATTTATCAGCAAGAGAATGATTACATATTTGGAATTGGAAAGGATGAATTGGGATTTTAATACTCAGGGATTTTAGAATGTTAATTTGGAATTGTTTCAGTCACCTTAGTCTCTAGAGCCGCATTATACATCTTTATTGGTCGAAACAATTGTCAGCACGGCTGTTAACGATAAATTTTTACTATGTTCATGACTAAAGTGGCTAATACATGTAGGgactattttgaattttatccCAAATCAAAGACTATTATGACAACGAggtcaaaaatcataaatctaAAATGACTGTTTCccaaatttttttactttgttagtttttaaaactggtaaaaaagaaattgtactCCTAATACAATTTGTAAGTTTTGTACGACGtgtatgtgatttttttatctCTCTCAAACATTAATCAGAACTCTTTTTGCGTCGCCAACAACAGTACATCATTGATCCTGGCAGGCGTCAGGTGAAAACGTTACCGTGACATTTATCAGCTGTCATTTCCTTTCCCTTACTTACCGCACGCACTTTACTACAAACACATCCAATGCCAGTGTAGTCCCTCGTAAATGTGTAAGCGTTGATGCGCGTGTAAACTACTCACTCCGTCATTCGTCATTGCATTGCATTGTGTTTTTGTAACAAACATGCATTAGTCATTGCACTTAAGCTAAGCATGATAATCGTGTTGCTCATATTTTGGTTTCGTGAATGACCTTTTCATTTTACAAATACTAGATTGCAAAATAAACCTAAATTTTGAATATGCATAGCtcaacttataaaaaataaaaatatacaaaatttatATGCTACTAACATATATATCGTGTGTTTGAAGCCGCATTTTAAAACTATGCATGTGTTTGAAAATTACATTTGTACACCACAATCCGAGGCAAAATTATATTTGTGTACGTTTGATGTGTtcctaaaataattattaatgtcaatattattaatgataatttcctcttaacctccttaaaaaaaaaagatattttcctCTTAACCAGTTTCAAAAAATATAGGAAATGAGCTATTTTAAATCTTTTATATAAGGGATAACctatttcttatataaaaattGAGGCCCTTAGAGCGTAAACTACGTTGAAAAATGGCGACTAAAATAAATACCGACAACATCCTACCATAAAAAGATATACAGTTCTAGAGAGGATGATCAAGATAATGAATATACGTAGATAAAAAGATTGCGTAACTCACAATATAAAGAGACTCGTTATCCTCAATATAAAATACTCTTTTATCCTCAGCCAAAAAGGTACAATTAAGTAATTTCCCtcaacaaacaacaaacaaataaataaataaatatgattttgttatCTAAAATTTGATTCCGTGTATCCTTTTGATTATTTAAACTCCAAACACCATGCGTACTCAACCAACCAAATTAGAGAATGAAAAGggcatttcatatttttttactactaAACTTAGCTGTTAACTGCATAAATTGTTCacttaatccttttttttttttgctgtaaaaataaaaagaacaaagaggttgaagatttattcaaaaaaaatgttaaggattttttttttattagatgaaaATGGTAAGGATTTATTACTCCATTTAATTTTTGACAGGAAAGGATTTACTACTCCATATTAACGCCATTAATAGTAATTTAATTCCCCGACAAaagattgtttaatttttttgattaatttggATAAAGTTACTACTTGTGTTAGCATAGCATAGTGTGCTGATTCTGTAAAGGGACACAACAAAAAGAACCAAGGCACAGCCAGGTCCAACCCGTAAACTAGCTGTCAAACTCAAACCTTCCTCACGTCACTTGCCCTTTCCCACAGTGTTCAATCCTAACTTTCCTTTTCCCAAAACGCgcaaaacaataaacaaatcaaaatataaattaatgagATTAATTGCTGTGTGTATAGAAATGTTTTacacaataatcaaatcaaaatgcATTGGAACACGGTGTTTCTTTTACGCAATAATCAGATTGAAAACACTTTCTAAACCAATTTCCatgttttgatatatttttcatCGCGAAAAAAGATGTTTAAATGACTAATTTTTACTTTATGGCGGTTTTACATGAATACAAAGTTTataaaaggaattaaaatacgaaactataaaaaaagaaagtaaaattggtataaattatcaatttaaattaggaaatataatttaataagattaaaagaaggaaatatcaaaataattaataaaattaagaaaggaaataaaGGATCATGTGTAAAGTACTAAACACTTCTTTTAATAGCAAACGTTCGTATtcaaaaatgattattattttgagaaagaataaaaatgttaatttttctctcaaaataaTGGTGATTTTAGCataccaattaaatattttgtttaataaaatatttttatatattgaatttataGAATACcagtgaaatattttatttaataagatatttttatatgttaaatTTCACTTCATTGGATTACTCAACTAACCACGATCAATAGAGGTGTTTagtaaatatattaactttatCATTGAATCAActtaactaattattttttaaaggaaaatgttaactgaTTTCCCCTCTATGCTGTTCACTTTTTTTGACAGGTTATCCATTTCTCAAGTGGCATTGGTAGTTATGACTCTATGGAGCCTTTGGAAATGTCGCAATAGCAAACTTTGGGATAATGTTGATACACCGTCGCTTGTGGTTTGTAATCGAGCAAGAGACACACTCTATGAATGGACCTATATGCAACAGGCAAACAATCCGGTGCAAGAAATAACACATGATGCATTGTGGGAGAAGCCTCCGCTGACATTTGTTAAATGTAATGTTGACTGCGCGTTGTTTAACAATAACTCTATCATGGGCTATGGTTTATGCTTCAGAGACTCCATGGGTCATTTTCTGCTTGGCTTGTCTAATTATGAGTTTCTTAGAGTCACTCCATCTGAGGCGGAAGCTACCGGACTTCTTGAAGCATTCAAACTGGCTATTGCTCGAGGCATGCAATCTGTTATCTTCGAATCTGATTGCAAAATTGTGGTGGATGTTGTGAACTCTAGTGTCAACCCCCACAACGAACTTGgtgacattattttttattgtaaacaACTTTTGTCTTTGCACGCTAACTTTTATGTGCGTTTGCGGAAGCTACCGGACTTCTTGAAGCATTCAAACTGGCTATTGCTCGAGGCATGCAATCTGTTATCTTCGAATCTGATTGCAAAATTGTGGTGGATGTTGTGAACTCTAGTTTCAACCCCCACAACGAACTTGgtgacattattttttattgtaaacaACTTTTGTCTTTGCACGCTAACTTTTATGTGCGTTTTGTAAGGAGGCAAACAAATAAGGTAGCTCATAACATAGCTAGAGCTTCCTTATCCCACCCTAGCCCCCATATTTTCTATGATGTACCATCTAGTTTGAACactttattattgaatgatatgaattaattttgatgttgctcaaaaaaaaaaaaaggaaaatgttaaccattgcccttggggcattggataaggggataaaaatagaaatatagcattggaaaatggtgaaagtgataaatttaactttttaaaagtcaaaatattgtCGAAACCAATGCAAACATGCTACTTTTGGCTTCTTTAACCATTGTCTTGAGGGCAAtagttagcaagaccctttttTAAATAACTGCACACGACCTAGACATGACATTTAATCCGAGAGAGATGTGATagtaaattaaattttcaaagcATATAAAATAGCTAAATAAGTGTGTTTGAAAATGCTTTTGAAAACCAATTCCTGCAtcaattgatttttcttttaccACGAAATAAGAACATCCAATACCTTGTGCTTGGGAGCATAATGTTTCTTGTggtaatatatatcatttttgcttgatgacaaaaaaaaaaaatccaacaccTAACTCCTACGTTGCCTTGGTTTTTTTGCCACGTTTTTCACCGGATGCTAAATCTTACTACATTTTTTgccgtgtttttttttttatgggatgaacaaaaaagtttataaaaggaagtaaaatattaaaatataaatatagaataggaaaatatcaaattaataatattaaaaaaggaaCGAGAGAGAATCATAGATgatgaataattaaaataaattatttagacaGTTAAGAGAAAGATAAAAACCAAGACACAAATTACAGCAAAGCCAAAGACATCCATGTGCAATCCAGGTTATAAGATACCCATTTCGTCTTACTTTTATCGTCATTTTtacacaattttattatattttacaaaatcaattaattttagaataccaatgaaatattattcatttccataatattaattttatcattgaaatcaaatcaactagttattttattaaaaaccatACACAACTCAAATGTAATAGACACATAAAACGAGTGTTTCTCAAATACGATGGAGGAGTAGCATTAAATTTTCGAAGGAAACAAAATTAAGTGTGTTTGAAACCGCTTTTGAAAACCAATTCGCGCGTTTTAGTTTGTTTTACACCGCAAAATGAAAAATCTCCAACGCCTAGTTTCCATGTCGCCGCGGTTTTTTGCCGTGATCTTCACCAAAGAGATGCTTAATCTTAATTAGTTCAAGATAAATACATgaataaaaaagt is from Medicago truncatula cultivar Jemalong A17 chromosome 1, MtrunA17r5.0-ANR, whole genome shotgun sequence and encodes:
- the LOC112418681 gene encoding uncharacterized protein; protein product: MTLWSLWKCRNSKLWDNVDTPSLVVCNRARDTLYEWTYMQQANNPVQEITHDALWEKPPLTFVKCNVDCALFNNNSIMGYGLCFRDSMGHFLLGLSNYEFLRVTPSEAEATGLLEAFKLAIARGMQSVIFESDCKIVVDVVNSSVNPHNELGDIIFYCKQLLSLHANFYVRLRKLPDFLKHSNWLLLEACNLLSSNLIAKLWWML